In 'Nostoc azollae' 0708, the following are encoded in one genomic region:
- a CDS encoding Uma2 family endonuclease, with protein MLKNIGLTESKATALASITLEQFLRLPYIEESPACKYINGEAIQKPMGGAKHSLLQKWLVVFIGVLGTHYEAFPELRCICGERLVLADVMVICTNQIPLNENGDTPFSLKE; from the coding sequence ATGCTCAAAAATATTGGGTTAACAGAAAGCAAAGCTACTGCTTTAGCAAGTATCACATTAGAGCAGTTTTTAAGACTTCCTTATATTGAAGAATCACCTGCTTGCAAATATATTAATGGAGAAGCAATTCAAAAACCAATGGGTGGTGCAAAACACAGTCTTTTACAAAAATGGTTAGTTGTATTTATTGGTGTTTTAGGCACTCATTATGAAGCTTTTCCAGAATTGCGTTGTATTTGTGGCGAGCGTTTAGTACTTGCTGATGTTATGGTAATTTGTACAAATCAAATACCCTTAAATGAGAACGGTGATACTCCCTTCTCACTAAAAGAATAA
- a CDS encoding EamA family transporter, which translates to MGLIWSNTELIEEWKSINENWGVTIYLRLVATALVIWLQTIAQRWIGSEEAALLYTLEPIFGEKFSYWLLGEQLAILLG; encoded by the coding sequence ATGGGCTTGATCTGGAGTAATACAGAATTAATTGAAGAGTGGAAGAGCATTAATGAAAATTGGGGTGTGACTATTTACCTGCGGCTAGTTGCAACTGCTCTTGTTATCTGGCTGCAAACAATAGCTCAACGCTGGATAGGATCTGAAGAAGCGGCTTTACTCTACACGCTAGAGCCAATATTTGGAGAAAAATTCTCATATTGGTTACTTGGTGAACAACTGGCAATACTGCTCGGTTAA
- a CDS encoding ferredoxin thioredoxin reductase catalytic beta subunit, protein MINSEVNTKSSDKSLEAMRHFSEQYAKRTGTYFCSEPSVTAVVIEGLAKHKDDLGAPLCPCRHYEDKEAEVSAAYWNCPCVPMRERKECHCMLFLTNDNEFAGERQDISLETIKEVRDSMG, encoded by the coding sequence ATGATAAATTCAGAAGTTAACACAAAATCCAGTGATAAAAGCCTAGAGGCAATGCGGCATTTTTCCGAACAATACGCCAAACGGACTGGAACGTACTTCTGTTCTGAACCTTCCGTCACAGCAGTTGTAATTGAAGGTTTAGCCAAACATAAAGACGACCTCGGTGCGCCTTTATGTCCCTGCCGTCACTATGAAGATAAAGAAGCGGAAGTCAGCGCAGCCTATTGGAACTGTCCTTGCGTACCCATGCGAGAACGCAAAGAATGTCACTGTATGCTGTTTCTAACCAATGACAACGAATTTGCTGGCGAAAGACAAGACATCTCTCTTGAAACCATAAAAGAAGTGCGGGACAGCATGGGATGA
- a CDS encoding DUF309 domain-containing protein, with protein sequence MSEHLPQEFWQGVEQFNSGQFYACHDTLEALWIEATEPEKSLYQGILQIAVALYHLSNRNLRGAMILLGEGSNRLRRYPGNDYGINVEELLLESVKFFKALQQTDPEKIASGDWHETAALPLPRISMIQKLK encoded by the coding sequence ATGAGTGAACACCTGCCCCAAGAGTTTTGGCAAGGAGTAGAACAGTTCAACTCTGGACAGTTCTACGCTTGTCATGACACCCTAGAAGCTCTGTGGATTGAAGCAACTGAGCCAGAGAAAAGTTTGTATCAAGGCATTCTGCAAATTGCTGTAGCCTTATATCACCTGAGTAATCGCAACCTACGAGGAGCAATGATTTTATTGGGAGAAGGTAGTAATCGTCTGCGTCGTTACCCAGGTAATGATTACGGCATAAACGTAGAAGAATTACTACTTGAGAGTGTGAAATTTTTCAAAGCACTCCAACAAACAGACCCAGAGAAAATTGCCAGTGGTGATTGGCATGAAACCGCAGCCTTGCCTTTACCAAGAATTTCCATGATTCAAAAGTTGAAGTAA
- a CDS encoding LptA/OstA family protein, producing the protein MIPLYHLPKLQMHRLALSLMLPVALLGVVSLPSQVPTATAQSAGGNRPLSIRSDVQEYDAKTQVITARGNVQMLYPARQLQATAAQAQYFSKERRIDFSGNVYILQQGNNSIRAEKVTYLIDEGRFIALPQSNRQVESVYMVDDSNVNGQMAKPAPKTPALKRSN; encoded by the coding sequence ATGATACCTCTTTATCACTTGCCAAAATTACAAATGCACCGTCTAGCATTATCTTTAATGCTGCCTGTAGCACTCTTGGGTGTGGTTTCCCTTCCCAGCCAAGTACCAACCGCTACAGCCCAATCAGCCGGGGGGAATCGCCCGCTAAGTATTCGCTCTGATGTGCAGGAATATGATGCTAAAACTCAAGTAATCACCGCTCGCGGTAATGTGCAGATGTTGTATCCTGCTCGTCAGTTACAAGCAACCGCAGCCCAAGCACAATACTTTAGCAAAGAAAGACGGATTGATTTCAGCGGCAATGTTTATATTTTGCAACAAGGTAATAATAGTATTAGGGCAGAGAAAGTCACTTATTTGATTGATGAAGGTCGATTTATTGCCTTACCCCAGTCCAATCGTCAGGTAGAATCTGTATATATGGTGGATGACTCTAATGTCAATGGACAAATGGCTAAACCTGCCCCCAAAACACCAGCCCTCAAGCGATCTAATTAG
- the lptB gene encoding LPS export ABC transporter ATP-binding protein has product MKIVLENIHKSYGKRVIVNRVNLSVAQGEIVGLLGPNGAGKTTTFYIATGLEKPNQGRVWLDNLDITGMPMHRRARLGIGYLAQEASVFRQLSVIDNIVLVLEQTNVPRREWSTRLHDLIGEFRLEKVANSKGIQLSGGERRRTELARALAAGREGPKFLFLDEPFAGVDPIAVAEIQDIVGQLSDRGMGILITDHNVRETLAITDRGYIMREGQILAFGIAEELYNNPLVRQYYLGDNFNA; this is encoded by the coding sequence GTGAAAATTGTTTTAGAAAATATTCACAAATCTTATGGTAAGCGAGTAATTGTCAATCGCGTTAACCTTTCTGTGGCTCAAGGTGAGATTGTCGGATTACTCGGCCCCAATGGGGCTGGTAAAACCACCACATTTTATATTGCCACAGGCTTAGAAAAACCTAATCAGGGTAGGGTGTGGTTGGATAATTTAGATATTACAGGAATGCCAATGCACAGAAGAGCTAGATTGGGTATTGGCTATCTAGCACAGGAAGCAAGTGTTTTTCGTCAACTCTCAGTTATAGATAATATTGTCTTGGTACTGGAACAAACTAATGTCCCACGCAGGGAGTGGTCGACACGGTTACATGATTTAATAGGAGAGTTTCGCTTAGAAAAAGTTGCCAATAGCAAAGGTATTCAACTTTCTGGAGGTGAAAGACGACGGACAGAATTAGCCAGGGCTTTAGCAGCAGGAAGAGAAGGTCCAAAATTTCTGTTTTTGGATGAACCGTTTGCGGGAGTTGATCCCATAGCAGTTGCGGAAATTCAAGATATTGTGGGACAGTTGAGCGATCGCGGTATGGGAATTTTAATCACAGATCACAATGTCCGCGAAACACTAGCGATTACTGATCGTGGCTACATCATGCGCGAAGGGCAAATCCTCGCTTTTGGCATTGCTGAAGAACTTTACAATAACCCCCTTGTACGACAATATTATTTAGGGGATAACTTTAACGCTTAA
- a CDS encoding LptF/LptG family permease has translation MDRYLAMQLLPLFLFGVGAFTSVVLAIDSLFELLRKVVESGLPINIALKVFILKLPYVMVYSFPMSTLLATLMTYSRLSSESELIALRGCGVSVYRMVLTAVLLSSLVTAMTYIFNEQIAPAANYEATRTLEQALKSDKPSFKQHNIYYPEYREVKEKDGSTTKILSRLFYADQFDGKQMQGLTIIDRSREGLNQILVSESAQWNASQKVWNFYNGTIYLVAPDRSYRNILRFEHQQLQLPRTPLNLAENSRDYGEMNISQALQQLEVERLAGNPQKIRKLEVRIQQKIAFPFVCIIFGLVGSAMGTIPQRTGRGTSFGISVIVIFSYYLLLSVSGALAQADILSPLIGAWLPNSFGLVTGLFLLMRVAQR, from the coding sequence ATGGATCGTTATTTGGCTATGCAGTTACTCCCACTTTTTTTGTTCGGAGTTGGGGCATTTACTTCTGTAGTATTAGCCATTGATAGCTTATTTGAATTATTGCGAAAAGTAGTAGAATCTGGACTACCAATAAATATTGCATTAAAAGTTTTTATCTTAAAATTACCCTATGTGATGGTTTATTCCTTCCCTATGTCCACTTTACTAGCTACTTTGATGACTTACAGTAGGTTGTCTAGTGAAAGTGAACTAATTGCTTTACGGGGATGCGGAGTAAGTGTTTATCGCATGGTACTAACTGCCGTCTTATTAAGTAGTTTAGTCACAGCCATGACTTATATATTTAATGAACAAATTGCCCCAGCAGCCAATTATGAAGCAACTCGTACTCTAGAACAGGCACTTAAATCAGACAAACCATCATTTAAACAACACAATATTTATTATCCTGAGTACCGAGAAGTTAAAGAAAAAGATGGTAGCACAACTAAAATACTTTCACGCTTGTTTTATGCTGACCAATTTGATGGCAAGCAAATGCAAGGTTTAACAATTATCGACCGTTCTAGAGAAGGACTAAATCAGATTTTAGTTTCAGAATCTGCCCAGTGGAATGCTTCCCAAAAAGTTTGGAATTTTTACAACGGTACAATTTATTTAGTAGCTCCTGACCGTTCATATCGTAATATTTTGCGGTTTGAACATCAACAATTACAACTGCCACGCACGCCTTTGAACTTAGCAGAAAATAGCCGAGATTATGGGGAAATGAATATCTCCCAAGCCTTGCAACAACTAGAAGTAGAACGTCTAGCTGGAAATCCCCAAAAAATTAGAAAATTAGAAGTGCGAATTCAACAAAAGATCGCCTTTCCCTTTGTTTGTATTATTTTTGGATTAGTTGGTTCAGCAATGGGAACCATACCTCAACGTACTGGAAGAGGAACGAGTTTTGGAATTAGTGTCATAGTTATTTTCAGTTACTACTTATTATTATCAGTTTCTGGAGCTTTGGCACAGGCTGATATTCTCTCTCCCTTAATAGGTGCTTGGCTACCTAATTCATTCGGTTTAGTAACAGGTCTATTTCTCTTGATGCGAGTTGCACAAAGGTAA
- a CDS encoding CBS domain-containing protein produces the protein MMKAEDIMTKDVVTIRGSATVAEAVGLMKEKGLRALVVNRRYDNDAYGIVTETDIVYKVAAYGKDPKQLRVYEIMSKPCIIVDPDLSVEYVARLFANAGIRRAPVIQGKLLGIISITDILTKSDFVETPRMLVLEERIEKAIAEARGICTEQGAYSKGCASAWDEVEELQAEAAHQKSETMVSAQIPFEEYCRENPAAPESRNP, from the coding sequence ATGATGAAAGCGGAAGATATCATGACTAAGGACGTAGTTACTATTCGTGGTTCGGCAACCGTAGCAGAAGCAGTCGGACTAATGAAAGAAAAAGGATTGCGTGCGCTGGTTGTGAATCGTCGTTATGACAATGATGCCTATGGCATTGTCACAGAAACAGATATTGTTTATAAGGTGGCAGCTTACGGCAAAGACCCCAAACAATTACGGGTTTATGAAATTATGAGTAAGCCTTGTATTATTGTTGATCCTGACTTAAGCGTGGAATATGTAGCACGATTATTTGCTAATGCTGGTATTCGCAGAGCGCCTGTGATTCAAGGCAAACTGTTAGGAATTATTTCTATTACTGATATTCTCACTAAGAGTGATTTTGTGGAAACACCAAGAATGCTGGTGTTAGAAGAGAGAATCGAAAAAGCAATTGCAGAAGCTCGTGGTATTTGTACTGAGCAAGGTGCTTATTCTAAAGGCTGTGCTTCTGCTTGGGATGAAGTGGAAGAACTGCAAGCAGAAGCTGCTCATCAAAAATCAGAAACTATGGTATCAGCTCAAATTCCTTTTGAAGAATATTGTCGAGAAAATCCAGCTGCACCAGAATCTAGAAATCCTTAA
- the dxs gene encoding 1-deoxy-D-xylulose-5-phosphate synthase encodes MHLSEITHPNQLHGLSIRQLQQIARQIRDKHLQTVAATGGHLGPGLGVVELTLGLYQTLDLDRDKVIWDVGHQAYPHKLITGRYSNFHTLRQKDGVAGYLKRCENKFDHFGAGHASTSISAALGMALARDLKGEKFKSVAVIGDGALTGGMALEAINHAGHLPKTNLLVVLNDNEMSISPNVGAIPRYLNKMRLSPPVQFLSDGIEEQLKHIPFVGESISPELERIKEGMKRLAVPKVGAVFEELGFTYMGPMDGHNLEELIATFQQAHKITGPVLVHVVTTKGKGYELAEKDQVGYHAQNPFNLATGKAIPSSKPKPPAYAKVFSHTLVKLAEQNPKIVGITAAMATGTGLDKLQAKLPNQYIDVGIAEQHAVTLAAGLAAEGMRPVAAIYSTFLQRAYDQIIHDVCIQNLPVFFCLDRSGIVGADGPTHQGMYDIAYMRCIPNMVVMAPKDEAELQRMVVTGINHTTSPISMRFPRGNGHGVPLMEEGWEPLEIGKGEILRQGDDVLILGYGTMVYPSMQAAEILSEHGIEATVINARFVKPLDTELIVPLAKQIGRVVSLEEGCLMGGFGSAVAEALMDANVLVPVKRIGVPDILVDHATPDESFAVLGLSSRQIVETVLQAFFKKELAVVK; translated from the coding sequence ATGCATCTGAGTGAAATAACCCATCCTAACCAGTTACATGGTTTGTCTATTCGGCAATTGCAACAAATTGCCCGTCAAATCCGAGATAAGCACCTACAAACCGTAGCAGCGACTGGAGGGCATTTGGGGCCAGGTTTGGGAGTTGTAGAATTAACTCTAGGGCTTTACCAGACATTAGACTTAGATCGGGACAAAGTTATTTGGGATGTGGGACATCAAGCTTATCCCCACAAATTAATCACCGGACGTTACAGTAACTTCCACACTCTCAGACAAAAAGACGGAGTAGCCGGTTATCTCAAACGCTGCGAAAACAAGTTTGACCACTTTGGCGCAGGACACGCTTCAACCAGTATCTCAGCCGCTTTAGGCATGGCTTTAGCCCGTGACTTAAAAGGGGAAAAATTTAAATCCGTTGCAGTCATTGGAGATGGCGCTTTAACTGGTGGTATGGCGCTCGAAGCTATCAACCATGCAGGACACTTACCAAAAACTAACCTGCTCGTGGTTCTCAATGACAACGAAATGTCAATTTCTCCCAACGTTGGAGCGATTCCTCGTTATCTTAATAAAATGCGTCTGAGTCCGCCGGTGCAGTTTCTTTCAGATGGCATTGAGGAACAGCTAAAACATATTCCTTTCGTTGGTGAATCTATTTCCCCAGAACTGGAACGCATTAAAGAAGGAATGAAGCGGTTAGCAGTTCCCAAAGTGGGTGCAGTTTTTGAAGAACTGGGCTTTACCTACATGGGACCAATGGATGGGCATAATTTAGAGGAGTTGATTGCTACATTCCAACAGGCACATAAAATTACTGGTCCTGTTTTAGTTCACGTAGTTACAACTAAAGGTAAAGGGTATGAACTAGCTGAAAAGGATCAAGTAGGCTACCATGCTCAAAACCCATTTAATTTAGCCACTGGTAAAGCTATACCTTCCAGCAAGCCCAAACCACCTGCTTACGCAAAAGTCTTTTCTCACACCTTAGTCAAACTAGCCGAACAGAACCCGAAAATTGTTGGTATTACGGCAGCAATGGCCACAGGTACAGGTTTAGATAAACTACAAGCCAAACTTCCAAATCAATATATTGATGTGGGTATTGCAGAACAACACGCTGTTACTCTCGCTGCGGGATTAGCCGCTGAAGGTATGCGTCCCGTTGCGGCTATTTATTCCACCTTCTTACAACGTGCCTACGACCAAATTATTCATGATGTCTGCATCCAAAACCTACCTGTGTTCTTCTGTTTAGACAGGTCCGGTATAGTTGGTGCTGATGGGCCAACTCACCAAGGTATGTATGATATTGCTTATATGCGATGTATTCCTAACATGGTAGTAATGGCTCCCAAGGATGAAGCTGAACTACAACGCATGGTAGTGACAGGTATTAACCATACCACTAGCCCCATTTCTATGCGCTTCCCCCGTGGTAATGGTCACGGTGTACCTTTAATGGAAGAAGGTTGGGAACCTTTGGAAATTGGTAAAGGAGAAATTCTCCGTCAAGGTGATGATGTGTTAATTCTTGGCTATGGCACAATGGTTTATCCAAGTATGCAAGCAGCAGAAATACTCAGCGAACATGGCATTGAAGCAACAGTGATTAATGCCCGTTTCGTTAAGCCTTTAGACACAGAGTTGATTGTACCTTTGGCTAAACAAATCGGCCGGGTTGTTTCTTTAGAAGAAGGCTGTTTAATGGGTGGCTTTGGTTCTGCGGTGGCTGAAGCTTTAATGGATGCTAATGTTTTAGTTCCAGTGAAGCGAATTGGTGTACCAGATATTTTGGTAGATCATGCTACTCCTGATGAATCTTTTGCAGTGTTAGGTTTGAGTAGTCGTCAAATTGTGGAAACTGTTTTGCAGGCTTTCTTCAAAAAAGAATTAGCTGTTGTGAAATAA
- the rpiA gene encoding ribose-5-phosphate isomerase RpiA, with translation MSVAADPVKLMKQEVGKAAAEMVKSGSIVGLGTGSTTAYTIQYLGERLKSGELKDIVGVPTSFQSEVLAKQYGVPLTTLDAIDHIDIAIDGADEVDAHKNLIKGGGAAHTREKVVDYLAAQFIVVVDSSKLVDRLGSSFAVPVEVIPMALTPVTNAIKELGGIPELRMGVKKAGPVITDQGNMVIDVRFDNISDPVNLEKTLNNIPGVLENGIFVNCADVVLIGEVIDGKPVVRRM, from the coding sequence ATGTCCGTAGCAGCAGATCCGGTCAAATTGATGAAGCAAGAAGTTGGCAAAGCCGCCGCTGAAATGGTCAAATCAGGTTCAATTGTAGGATTGGGAACAGGTTCAACTACAGCTTACACGATTCAGTATTTGGGTGAGCGCCTCAAATCTGGTGAACTTAAAGATATTGTTGGTGTCCCCACATCATTTCAGTCAGAAGTTTTAGCCAAACAGTACGGCGTTCCTCTCACCACTTTAGACGCTATTGATCATATTGATATTGCCATAGATGGTGCTGACGAAGTTGACGCCCACAAAAACTTGATTAAAGGCGGTGGTGCAGCACATACCCGGGAAAAAGTGGTAGATTATCTCGCAGCTCAATTTATTGTTGTAGTTGATAGTAGCAAACTAGTGGACAGATTGGGTTCTAGTTTTGCTGTACCTGTGGAAGTGATCCCAATGGCACTTACCCCTGTCACTAATGCGATTAAAGAACTAGGTGGTATACCAGAGTTACGAATGGGTGTCAAAAAAGCAGGGCCTGTGATTACTGACCAAGGCAACATGGTCATAGATGTCAGATTTGATAATATAAGTGACCCTGTAAATTTGGAAAAAACCCTGAACAATATTCCTGGTGTTTTGGAAAATGGCATTTTCGTCAACTGTGCTGATGTGGTTTTAATTGGTGAAGTGATTGACGGTAAACCTGTTGTGCGGAGAATGTAG
- a CDS encoding hemolysin family protein, with amino-acid sequence MSSISVEILIILVLIFANGVFSMSEMAIVSARKVRLQQLANQGNLNARAALELAESPNHFLSIVQVGITLINILNGVFGGATIAQRLEGYVKLVPFLAGYSQPIAFSLVVLLITYFSLIVGELVPKRLALNNPERIAATVAIPMRALAALASPVVFLLSASTETVLRILGITPSDEPQVTEEEIKILIEQGTEAGTFEEAEQDMVERVFRLGDRPVTGFMTPRPDIVCLDLEDPAEENRQKMADSAYSRYPVCQAGLDNVLGIIPVTDLLARSLRNEPLDLTLELRQPVFVPESTRGLKVLELFKQTVTHMALVVDEYGVIQGLVTLNDIMSEIVGDVPAGPGQEEPQAVQREDGSWLVDGMLPVEEFLELFGLEELENEERGNYQTLGGFIITHLGRIPAAADHFEWDGIRFEVMDMDGNRVDKVLIMPRVPNNR; translated from the coding sequence ATGTCTTCCATCAGTGTTGAAATTCTCATTATCTTGGTGCTAATCTTTGCCAACGGTGTATTTTCGATGTCCGAGATGGCGATAGTCTCCGCACGGAAGGTGCGATTACAGCAATTAGCTAATCAAGGCAACCTCAATGCCAGGGCTGCATTAGAACTAGCCGAATCTCCCAATCATTTTCTGTCCATTGTCCAGGTTGGAATTACACTGATCAATATTCTCAATGGTGTATTTGGTGGTGCTACCATTGCCCAAAGGCTAGAAGGCTATGTGAAGCTAGTTCCATTCTTAGCTGGTTATAGCCAACCCATAGCTTTTAGTTTAGTTGTATTACTAATCACCTATTTTTCCCTAATTGTCGGTGAACTCGTACCTAAGCGGTTAGCATTAAACAACCCTGAACGAATTGCAGCAACTGTTGCTATTCCCATGCGGGCTTTGGCTGCTTTAGCTTCCCCAGTGGTGTTTTTATTAAGTGCTTCTACAGAAACGGTGTTGCGAATTTTGGGAATTACACCTTCAGATGAACCGCAAGTTACGGAAGAAGAAATAAAAATTTTAATAGAACAAGGGACGGAAGCGGGAACTTTTGAGGAAGCAGAACAGGATATGGTGGAAAGGGTATTTCGGTTAGGCGATCGCCCTGTAACTGGTTTCATGACACCCAGACCGGATATAGTTTGCTTAGACTTAGAAGATCCCGCAGAAGAAAACCGCCAAAAAATGGCCGACAGCGCCTATTCTCGATATCCAGTTTGTCAAGCAGGACTAGATAACGTCCTGGGAATCATCCCTGTTACGGACTTATTAGCCAGAAGTTTACGCAATGAACCCTTAGACTTAACCCTAGAATTACGTCAGCCTGTATTTGTACCGGAAAGCACTCGTGGTTTAAAAGTTTTGGAGTTATTCAAGCAAACAGTAACTCACATGGCCTTAGTAGTCGATGAATACGGCGTAATTCAAGGCTTAGTAACTTTAAATGACATCATGAGTGAAATCGTCGGTGATGTTCCCGCCGGACCCGGACAGGAAGAACCACAAGCTGTACAACGGGAAGATGGTTCTTGGTTAGTGGATGGAATGTTACCTGTAGAAGAGTTCTTGGAACTTTTTGGTCTCGAAGAACTGGAAAATGAAGAAAGAGGAAATTATCAAACATTAGGCGGTTTTATTATCACCCATTTAGGGCGTATTCCCGCAGCCGCAGATCATTTTGAATGGGATGGTATACGTTTTGAAGTTATGGACATGGATGGCAACCGGGTAGATAAGGTATTAATTATGCCAAGAGTACCTAATAATAGGTAA